A genomic window from Fibrobacterota bacterium includes:
- a CDS encoding geranylgeranyl reductase family protein: MNPPPRESVDLLVVGAGTGGCAAAIAARRQGLSVAIVDRREFSDIGTKACGDAMEGEELRWCREVLGVDLAPAILKAGLGARITTSDGSHSLVLGPELGSRAMVDRPAMGKLLLNRAIEAGAVFHPATKASGWIVENGVVRGIQTDSGEYRARCCIDASGAVSGLRERVETASPLERKGHPSRMAFAYREIARVPQGLPHPNEIELTYDLRQSNGGYVWYFPNGENRMNAGIGGAVAALPWARRLHDHGQSWGLAWERESAAGAFLPARAFLSCAVAPGYIACGDAACCVGPLDGAGIHSSLLSGYLAALQGAKALSGGGQATLEALWDYQGAYLRYGWGHIRDHGAGISAQEVLRPLLQKLSQAEFDALVRLADERTVTALYNTSWKSIPPLLAILGKLALRPRLVTRIAKALWRMTRLRSHLLAFPRTPAAHPAWNRKLHAMLTKAGVEV, encoded by the coding sequence ATGAATCCTCCCCCACGCGAATCGGTGGACCTTCTGGTGGTGGGCGCGGGCACGGGTGGCTGCGCCGCCGCGATCGCCGCACGCAGACAGGGATTGTCCGTTGCCATCGTGGACCGCCGGGAGTTTTCCGACATCGGAACCAAGGCCTGCGGCGACGCCATGGAAGGCGAGGAACTGCGTTGGTGCCGGGAGGTTCTGGGTGTGGACCTCGCACCCGCGATCTTGAAGGCAGGACTCGGCGCCCGCATCACCACCTCCGACGGAAGCCACAGCCTGGTGTTGGGACCCGAGCTGGGATCGCGGGCCATGGTGGATCGCCCCGCGATGGGCAAGCTCCTGTTGAACCGCGCGATCGAGGCCGGTGCGGTCTTCCATCCGGCCACCAAGGCGTCTGGATGGATCGTGGAAAACGGAGTCGTGCGCGGCATCCAGACAGATTCCGGCGAATATCGCGCGCGGTGCTGCATCGACGCGTCCGGAGCGGTTTCCGGTCTGCGCGAGCGCGTGGAGACGGCCTCCCCCTTGGAGCGCAAGGGCCACCCCTCGCGCATGGCCTTCGCCTACCGCGAGATCGCACGCGTTCCCCAAGGCCTCCCCCACCCGAACGAAATCGAACTGACCTACGACCTGCGCCAATCCAACGGCGGGTACGTGTGGTACTTCCCCAACGGCGAAAACCGCATGAACGCGGGGATCGGTGGCGCCGTGGCGGCCTTGCCCTGGGCCCGCAGGCTCCACGACCATGGCCAATCGTGGGGCTTGGCGTGGGAGCGCGAATCCGCGGCGGGAGCGTTCCTTCCCGCCCGCGCGTTTTTATCCTGCGCGGTGGCACCCGGCTACATCGCCTGCGGCGACGCGGCCTGCTGCGTGGGGCCGCTCGACGGCGCCGGGATCCACTCCTCGCTGTTGTCCGGGTATCTGGCCGCCCTGCAAGGCGCCAAGGCCTTGAGCGGTGGCGGACAGGCCACGTTGGAAGCGCTGTGGGACTACCAAGGCGCCTATCTGCGCTACGGCTGGGGCCACATCCGCGACCACGGAGCCGGGATCTCCGCCCAGGAGGTGCTGCGGCCGCTGCTGCAGAAATTGTCACAAGCGGAATTCGACGCGCTGGTGCGCCTGGCCGACGAGCGCACCGTCACGGCACTGTACAACACCTCCTGGAAATCCATTCCGCCGCTTCTGGCCATCCTGGGCAAACTCGCCCTGCGCCCGCGCCTGGTGACAAGAATTGCCAAGGCGCTTTGGCGCATGACCCGTCTGCGCTCGCACCTTCTGGCTTTTCCGCGCACACCCGCCGCGCATCCGGCGTGGAACCGGAAGCTCCACGCCATGCTGACCAAGGCGGGCGTGGAGGTGTGA
- the thiD gene encoding bifunctional hydroxymethylpyrimidine kinase/phosphomethylpyrimidine kinase, which produces MKPVCLTIAGSDPSGGAGIQADLRTFQNFGVHGAAAISLITFQNSLGVHGVEVLPAPWVAAQARAVLDDLPVGAVKTGALGDAEVVCAVAEVLSERGLPLVVDPVMASKAGRSLLSDAAIEASWTRLFPLASLLTPNLDEISVLLERPVSNLEQMREAAEELLVKSQARAVLVKGGHLPGNLAVDVLCDAEGCREWTFPRVDTVHTRGTGCTYASAIAAGISQGLGLREAVDQARKWLQGALENAFAMGAGRGCLG; this is translated from the coding sequence ATGAAGCCGGTTTGTTTGACCATCGCAGGCTCGGATCCCAGCGGCGGAGCGGGGATCCAGGCGGATCTGCGCACCTTCCAGAATTTCGGGGTCCACGGGGCGGCCGCCATCAGTCTGATCACCTTCCAGAACTCCCTGGGAGTGCATGGGGTGGAGGTTTTGCCCGCCCCTTGGGTGGCGGCGCAAGCGCGCGCCGTGCTGGACGATCTCCCGGTGGGGGCCGTGAAAACCGGCGCCTTGGGCGATGCGGAGGTGGTGTGTGCGGTCGCGGAGGTGTTGTCCGAGCGGGGTTTGCCCCTGGTGGTGGACCCGGTGATGGCCTCCAAGGCGGGGCGGTCGTTGCTTTCCGACGCAGCCATCGAGGCGTCGTGGACTCGATTGTTCCCCTTGGCGAGCCTGCTCACCCCCAATCTCGATGAGATCTCCGTGCTCTTGGAGCGCCCTGTTTCCAACCTTGAACAGATGCGGGAGGCCGCCGAGGAGCTTTTGGTCAAATCCCAGGCGCGGGCCGTGCTCGTCAAGGGCGGGCATCTGCCAGGGAACTTGGCGGTGGATGTCCTTTGCGACGCGGAAGGCTGTCGCGAGTGGACGTTTCCGCGGGTGGACACCGTGCACACGCGGGGGACCGGTTGCACGTACGCATCGGCCATCGCCGCTGGAATCAGCCAGGGTTTGGGCTTGCGCGAGGCGGTGGACCAGGCCCGGAAATGGTTGCAGGGCGCCTTGGAGAACGCGTTTGCGATGGGGGCGGGTCGAGGGTGTCTCGGGTGA